TCAGCTCCGGAAACGCCGCAAACGCCACCAGCGCCGCCTGCCGCTGCCGCCCCTCGTCGCGCGCCTCCGCTTTGCGGAATTGCAGAATCGCCAGATACTTCCCGCCTCCCGCCGGATGGCAGTACACGTTCCGCACCCGCCCCGGCATCGCCCGCTCCGCCATCTGCAGGATGCTCGCTTCGGTTGGAATCCCCGCCAGTTGGCAGTGCTCCAGCCCCGGTCCCACGATCGTCTGCAGAATGGGCGCGCGCCGGTGCGTCACCGCCGTCACCCGGATCACCGGCAGCGCCGCCTGCGCCCTGCCCATGTAGCCCGGAAACTCCGGCATGCTGTAGCCCGTGTTCGTCTGGATGTCCTCGCGAATCCGTTCGCCCGGCAGGATCTCCCCTTCGATCACGAATTCCGCATCCGCGATCGCCTCCACCGGCTGCGTCACGCACCGCGCCAGCCGCACGGGGCGTCCCCGCAGCCCGCCCGCGATCGCCAGCTCGTCAAAACCCAGCGGCGTCGCCGGCGGCTCGAAGCACGCCGCCAGATACACCGCCGGATCCATCCCGATGCTGATCGACACCGGCAGCGCCTCTCCGCGGGCTTCCGCTCTGGCGCGGAACACGTCGATGTGCCGCCCTGGGGCGAAGTACACGCTCAGCCGGTCCGGCCCCTGCACGCACAGACGGTGAATCGTGACGTCCGCCGCGCCCGTCTCCGGATCGTGCGCCCGCAGCAGGCCCATCGTGATGTACGGTCCCGCATCCAGCCGCGTGTTCGTCGGCGCAGGCACGATCCTGCGCAGATCGAGCGGCGCGCGGATCACCACTTCCTGGCAGGGCGCATCTGCAACTTCCACCGGTGCTTCAGGATGCTCCAGCGCTTCCAGCAGCCGGAACGCCACCCGCTCCGGCGCCGCGCCCAGCAGCAGCGCCACGCGCCTCCTCGTCCCCAGCACGCCCGCCACCACCGGCACGTCAAACCCCTTCACGCGCTCAAACCGCATCGCCGGACCCGCCGGCGCCGGGGGCTGCACCGGCACGCCCGCGCCAACCTTGCGGTATACCGCCGCCAGCTCCGCCTCGGGATCCACCTCCGCGGACGTGGAAACAAGTTCCCCGGGAACTGTTTTCAGCAACTCCAGCGCCGTGCGCAGGTCCCTTACGTCTTCGGCTTTCATTCCGTCCTCGTTTCCTGCCGCCCGCCTTCCGGCTTCCGGCCCGGATCAGCTCCCATCTTACGCCCTCCGGTCCCGCCCGCCGCCCGCGTAGAATTGTAGCGGTTCGACGCGTTTCCCATGCGGAAAAAGCTCTTCTCGTTCATCCTCCTTTCAACTCTCGCCGCCGCCGGCCAACCGCTGCCTGGCACGGCCTCTCTGGAATTCCGCGGCGATCCCGCCGCCGCCATGGTGGAAGGAATCGGCCGCTACCTCGAACGCATCCGTCCCTACTACGCCGCCCGCCGCAACCCGGATCCCAACGAACTGCGCCGCCTCATCGGCGCCATCGACCGCCGCGCCGAGCCGGTGCGGCTTGAGTTCGTCACCTCGCCCGGAGAGCCCGCCGTGCTCGCCTCCGGCGACACCTTCGAGGTCTCCGCCGTCCGCTGGACGGTGCTCGACGGGCTGGAAGCGGAAGGCCTCTATCTGCGCCAGTTCGGCTCGCCGCGCCACCTTGTCATCTGCCTGCCCGAGACCAGCCGCGAGCCGGAAGAGGCGCTGGAAATCTTCGACTTCGCCGCCGCGGGCGC
This DNA window, taken from Bryobacteraceae bacterium, encodes the following:
- a CDS encoding 3,4-dihydroxybenzoate decarboxylase, which gives rise to MKAEDVRDLRTALELLKTVPGELVSTSAEVDPEAELAAVYRKVGAGVPVQPPAPAGPAMRFERVKGFDVPVVAGVLGTRRRVALLLGAAPERVAFRLLEALEHPEAPVEVADAPCQEVVIRAPLDLRRIVPAPTNTRLDAGPYITMGLLRAHDPETGAADVTIHRLCVQGPDRLSVYFAPGRHIDVFRARAEARGEALPVSISIGMDPAVYLAACFEPPATPLGFDELAIAGGLRGRPVRLARCVTQPVEAIADAEFVIEGEILPGERIREDIQTNTGYSMPEFPGYMGRAQAALPVIRVTAVTHRRAPILQTIVGPGLEHCQLAGIPTEASILQMAERAMPGRVRNVYCHPAGGGKYLAILQFRKAEARDEGRQRQAALVAFAAFPELKHVVLVDDDVDLFNTDEVLWAMTTRYQGDASTVFIPGVRCHPLDPSQSPAFSPSIRGEGISCKTIFDCTAPWAMKEQFRRAEFDDADPGRCLG